Part of the Kitasatospora sp. NBC_00374 genome is shown below.
CTCGGCGAGCGCCGCGTTCTTCACCTTCGCCATGGTGTGCATGGTGTGCACCAGCGGCACGCCCCAGCGCTCGGCGGCCAGCCAGCCGACCTGTCCGGACAGCCAGTAGTGCGAGTGGACCAGGTCGTAGTGGCCCGGGCGGTGGCCGGCCTCGGTGCGCAGCACGCCGTGGGTGAAGGCGCACAGCTGTGCGGGCAGGTCCTCCTTGATCAGGCCCTCGTACGGGCCCGCGGTGACGTGCCGGACCAGCACACCGGGGGCGAGCTGGACGGTGGGCGCGTCCTCGGAGCTGACCGCCCGGGTGAAGACCTCGACCTCGATGTTCAGCTCGGCGAGGCGCTTGGCGAGCTCGACGATGTAGACGTTCATACCGCCCGCGTCGCCGGTGCCGGGCTGGTGCAGCGGGGAGGTGTGCACACTGAGCATCGCGATCCGCCGGGGGCGGCGGGCTCGGCCGCCCACCAGCGACTGGAGCCGGTTTCGGGTCGACGGCAGCGTGAGCCTGTCGCGTCGGGCCGCGGCCCGTGCGGGGTGCTGGGTCACCTGGCTGATGCCTCCTCGTGCTCCCCGGTCGGTACTGGCTGGCGCGCATGCCGGTGGGCGGCGGCCGCGCTCCGTTGCACGGTTCCGTCGCACGCGAACGCCCGGGGCCGGTGGCTCCGGGCGGGCACACGTCCAGAGTGACAACCGTGGCATCGGTGACGGCTATTCCCGCCCGGGCCACCGAGATCGCTCGGGCCTTCGCAGGGTCCTGCCGGGGCCGCACGGGGGTTTGGCAGGCGGGGGCGGGGCACGGCCGTGGATCCGTGGGGTGGCGAAGGCGGCCCCGCCGACGGCCCGTGGGCGGGCCGCGGGCCGTCGGCGGGCGGGGGACGGGCCCGCGGGCGGTGGGTCCGGCGACCCGGCGGTCGCCGCGTAGGCTGCGGGGATGGCCGCCTCGTCCGACTCGCCCGCCGCCCGTGGGGCACGCTCCGCCCGCCCGGTCGGGACGGTCACCCGCGGCACCACCAACACCAACCGGCTCCGCCGGATGGACCGCTGGATCGCCCACACCCTCGGCCGGACGCTCCTCGGCGCCGACCGGCCACCGGTGGCCGTCGACCTCGGCTACGGCGCCGCCCCCTGGACGGCCGTCGAGCTGTCCACGCGACTCCGGGCGGTCCGCCCCGACACCCGGGTGGTGGGCATCGAGATCGAGCCCGAACGCGTGGCGGCGGCGCTGCCGTACGCCGATCCTCCGCTGCTCACCTTCCGGCGCGGCGGCTTCGAGGTGCCGCTGGACGGCGGCTCCGCGGAGCTGATCCGGGCGGCCAACGTGCTACGGCAGTACGAGGAGTGGGAGGTGGCCGCGGTCTGGGAGCGGCTGTGCGGGCGGCTGACTCCGGACGGACTGCTGGTCGAGGGCACCTGCGACGAGATCGGGCGGCGGCACGTCTGGGTGGCGCTCGGCCCCGAGGGCCCCAGGACGGTGACCTTCGCAGCCCGGCTGGCCACCCTGGACCACCCCTCCGACCTGGCCGAACGGCTGCCCAAGGCCTTGATCCACCACAACGTGCCGGGGCGGCCCGTGCATACGTTCCTGACGGACTTCGACCGGGCGTGGGCCGCCGCGGCGCCGTACGGCGCGTTCGGCGCGCGCCAGCGGTGGGTGGCGGCGTGCCGGGCCCTGGCCGGCAGCTGGCCGCTGGTCGATGCCCGGGGGCGCTGGCGGCAGGGCGAGGTCACGGTGGAGTGGTCGGCGCTGGCCCCGTAGCGCGGCCGCGGTCCCGCCGGGGCGGGCCGGGGTCGGCGGGCCCGGGTGAGCGGGCCGGGACCCGGCACCCCGGGGACCGGGCAGGTGGGCGGATGTGCGGGCGCCGTGCCGAGTCCGCGATTCACTCGAACGAGTTATCGAATTCCTCTGGCGTGTTGACGCCCCGTCACGCCACCATGGGGGCAGTCGCACGAGCCGCCGAACAGGGCGTCGAGATGCCGTCGGCCGCGGCCGGCTCCTCTGCTGCTACCGACTCACGCTGCTCTGCTTCCTCGCTGCTTCACATCGATTCACATCGATTCACGCCGATTCACGCTGCACCCGCTCGAAGATCTCGTACGCCTCCACACCGAAGAGCACGAACCGCACCTCGGCCAGCCCGGCCGCCTCAGCAGACTCCGAAGACTCAGCCACCGCCGCGAGGGCGATACGCGCCGCGTCCTCCATCGGCCACCGGTACACCCCGGTCGAGATCGCCGGAAAAGCCACCGTGCGCGCGCCCAGTTCCGCTGCCAGCCGCAGCGACTCCCGATAACAGGAGGCCAGCAGTTCGGCCCGCTGCTCGTAGGCAGCCGGGTAGTAGACCGGTCCCACGGTGTGCACCACCCAGCGGGCTGGCAGCCGGCCGGCCCCGGTCACCACGGCCCGGCCGGCGTCCAGGCCCCGGCCGTAGTGCGAGTCACGCAGCCTGCGGCAGTCGGCCAGGATCTCCGGTCCGCCCTTGCGGTGGATCGCCCCGTCCACTCCACCACCGCCCAGCAGCGAGGAGTTGGCCGCGTTGACGACCACGTCCACCTGCTGCTCCGTGATGTCACCCTGCACCAGCGTGATCCGCATCACCCCACCGAACCTCCCGTCAGCCCCCACACGAGGGCCCACACCGTACCCCCGACACCACCCCAGAGCGTGGCAATAACCACACCGTCGGCGCTCGGTCAGAGAAATCCCCGGAGATCACGTTATGGTCGCGAGAAGCTCCCCGACCGGCGGTGCCAGGCGGGCACTGCACACGGACCTCAGCCGTTGGCCAGTCGGGGAAAGGGAGGACCGACCAATGCCCGCAACGGGAGACGGGCGGGCGTCCGCTACCGGCGGCGCCGCCGGTACTGCCGATGACGCCGCCGCCACCGCCGTACACCGGCCGGGCTCCGCAGCCGGCACCGCACCCGCGATCGGCCGCTCCGGGAAGCGGACGACAGCCGTGCACACGTACCGCGACCACGTTCCCGAGCCTGGCACCGGGACGCCCATACCGCACCCCCGGGCCCGCGCGGATTCCTCCCGTCCGCCCGGTGGCCCCACCGCCTCCCCCGCGGCGAACCGTCGCACGGAGGCGAACGCCGAGGCGCCCGCCCACCTGCTGGTGATCGAGGACGGCCCCTCCGACATCGAGCTGATCAGGACGCTGGTGGCCGAGAGCGGGGCCAACGTCCAACTGCACTGGGCCCGTGGGGTCGAGCAGGCCGCGGCGCTGCTCTCCTCGACGCCCGCGGCAGCCCGCCGCGGAGCCCAGCGCCAGGGCGGCGAGCGGCTGCCCATCGGCGGGTTCGCCTGCGTCCTGCTCGACCTGGCCGCCCCGGGCTGCCCGGGTCACCTGGCGCCCACCGAAGGGGACGGCGGCCCAGACAGCGGCTCCGACGGCGGCCCCGACGGGCTGGACGGGCTGCGCGAACTGCTGCGCCGCGCCCCGCACACCGCCGTGGTGGTGCTGACCGACGCGGCCGGCGCCGAACTGGGTGCCGCCGCGGTGGCCGCGGGCGCCCAGGACTTCCTGATCAAGCACGAGACCGACGGGCCGCTGCTGGCGCGGGCCGTGCGCTACGCCGTCGAACGCAAGCGGGCCGACGAGTCCCAGCGCCGTCTGGTGGAGGCCGAACTCCGAGGCCAGGAGAACGCCCGCCTGCAGCGTCACCTGCTCCCCACCCCGCT
Proteins encoded:
- a CDS encoding class I SAM-dependent methyltransferase, whose amino-acid sequence is MAASSDSPAARGARSARPVGTVTRGTTNTNRLRRMDRWIAHTLGRTLLGADRPPVAVDLGYGAAPWTAVELSTRLRAVRPDTRVVGIEIEPERVAAALPYADPPLLTFRRGGFEVPLDGGSAELIRAANVLRQYEEWEVAAVWERLCGRLTPDGLLVEGTCDEIGRRHVWVALGPEGPRTVTFAARLATLDHPSDLAERLPKALIHHNVPGRPVHTFLTDFDRAWAAAAPYGAFGARQRWVAACRALAGSWPLVDARGRWRQGEVTVEWSALAP
- a CDS encoding O-acetyl-ADP-ribose deacetylase produces the protein MMRITLVQGDITEQQVDVVVNAANSSLLGGGGVDGAIHRKGGPEILADCRRLRDSHYGRGLDAGRAVVTGAGRLPARWVVHTVGPVYYPAAYEQRAELLASCYRESLRLAAELGARTVAFPAISTGVYRWPMEDAARIALAAVAESSESAEAAGLAEVRFVLFGVEAYEIFERVQRESA
- a CDS encoding PP2C family protein-serine/threonine phosphatase, whose amino-acid sequence is MPATGDGRASATGGAAGTADDAAATAVHRPGSAAGTAPAIGRSGKRTTAVHTYRDHVPEPGTGTPIPHPRARADSSRPPGGPTASPAANRRTEANAEAPAHLLVIEDGPSDIELIRTLVAESGANVQLHWARGVEQAAALLSSTPAAARRGAQRQGGERLPIGGFACVLLDLAAPGCPGHLAPTEGDGGPDSGSDGGPDGLDGLRELLRRAPHTAVVVLTDAAGAELGAAAVAAGAQDFLIKHETDGPLLARAVRYAVERKRADESQRRLVEAELRGQENARLQRHLLPTPLLDGAGLAFTRRYRPGRRRALLGGDFYDAVRTDDGTVHVVIGDVCGHGPDEAALGVALRIAWRTLVFAGLTGQALLTTLQHVLEHERRSDEIFATLCMLVLSPPVHAEADPDRAERPEPGDRARLFLAGHPAPLLLGPGQRPALLPADQAGPALGLLPCTDGESVWPAQELELQPGWRLLLYTDGLVEGRVGAGSRRLGQDGLIDLVADHQAAGLSRGRLVDSAIAEVEELNGGALTDDVAVLLLERNPIPVIMG